One Elephas maximus indicus isolate mEleMax1 chromosome X, mEleMax1 primary haplotype, whole genome shotgun sequence DNA segment encodes these proteins:
- the SERTM2 gene encoding serine-rich and transmembrane domain-containing 2 produces MTEAHFKYHGNLTGRAHFPTLATEVDTTSDKYSNLYMYVGLFLSLLAILLILLFTMLLRLKHVISPITSESTESVPQFTDVEMQSRIPTP; encoded by the coding sequence aTGACGGAGGCACATTTTAAGTACCATGGAAATCTCACTGGGCGAGCCCATTTTCCCACCCTGGCAACAGAGGTTGACACCACTTCAGATAAGTATTCCAACCTGTACATGTATGTGGGCTTATTCCTCAGCCTCCTGGCCATTCTCCTCATCCTGCTGTTCACAATGCTTCTTCGGCTCAAGCATGTCATCTCACCCATCACCTCTGAGAGCACCGAAAGCGTTCCTCAGTTCACAGATGTAGAGATGCAGAGTCGAATCCCCACCCCTTAA